A single region of the Kineosporiaceae bacterium SCSIO 59966 genome encodes:
- a CDS encoding acyl-CoA carboxylase subunit beta, with amino-acid sequence MTVLAERAAENRAALLERLAELEEQRAQANLGGGESALARHRSRGKLTVRERIELLLDRDSPFLELSPYAAWGTDFPVGASVVTGIGVVEGVEVMISANDPTVRGGTTNPYTFRKTQRAHEIAQTNRLPFISLVESGGADLPTQAEIFIPGGRAFRNLTRLSAQGIPTVALVFGNSTAGGAYLPGMSDHVVMIEGRSKVFLAGPPLVKMATGEDADDESLGGAAMHARVSGSADHLAVDEVDAIRLGRQIVRNLNWRKAGPGPSRPADPPLHDPEELLDLAPADLRQPLDPRDVLARIVDGSRFDEHKPLYGTSLVTGWASIHGYPIGVLANARGVLFRQDAEKAAQFIQLANQVDTPLLFLQNTTGYMVGTEYEQDGIIKAGSQMINAVSNSAVPHITLNIGASYGAGNYGMCGRAYDPRFLFTWPNAKSAVMGPAQLAGVLDIVGRASAQARGRDYDEEAAAAMRAAVEQQIERESLALFLSGRLYDDGIIDPRDTRTVLGLALSAIHNAPVRGLHDGWGVFRL; translated from the coding sequence GTGACCGTACTCGCCGAGCGCGCTGCGGAGAACCGTGCCGCGCTGCTCGAGCGTCTCGCGGAGCTCGAAGAGCAGCGCGCCCAGGCCAATCTGGGCGGTGGTGAGAGTGCGCTGGCCCGCCACCGCAGTCGCGGCAAGCTCACCGTCCGTGAACGCATCGAGCTCCTGCTCGACCGCGACAGCCCGTTCCTGGAGCTGTCCCCGTACGCCGCCTGGGGCACCGACTTCCCCGTGGGGGCGAGCGTGGTCACGGGTATCGGCGTGGTGGAAGGCGTCGAGGTCATGATCTCGGCGAACGACCCGACCGTGCGCGGGGGAACGACAAACCCCTACACGTTCCGCAAGACCCAACGGGCCCACGAGATCGCCCAGACGAACCGGCTGCCGTTCATCAGCCTTGTCGAGTCCGGGGGCGCGGACCTGCCCACCCAGGCGGAGATCTTCATCCCGGGAGGTCGCGCGTTCCGAAACCTCACCAGGCTGTCCGCCCAGGGCATCCCCACGGTGGCCCTTGTCTTCGGCAACAGCACCGCCGGAGGCGCCTACCTCCCGGGGATGAGCGACCACGTGGTCATGATCGAGGGTCGCAGCAAGGTGTTCCTCGCCGGTCCCCCGCTGGTGAAGATGGCCACCGGCGAGGACGCCGACGACGAGTCCCTCGGCGGGGCGGCGATGCACGCCCGTGTCTCGGGTAGTGCTGACCACCTGGCGGTCGACGAGGTCGACGCGATCCGGCTGGGCCGCCAGATCGTGCGGAACCTGAACTGGCGCAAGGCGGGTCCTGGACCGTCCCGACCGGCTGACCCTCCGCTCCACGACCCCGAGGAGCTCTTGGACCTGGCACCCGCTGACCTGCGCCAGCCTCTCGACCCGCGGGACGTGCTCGCCCGCATCGTCGACGGCAGTCGGTTCGACGAGCACAAGCCGCTCTACGGAACGTCACTCGTGACCGGCTGGGCGAGCATTCACGGGTATCCGATCGGCGTTCTGGCCAACGCCCGTGGCGTGCTGTTCCGGCAGGACGCCGAGAAGGCCGCACAGTTCATCCAGCTGGCCAACCAGGTCGACACCCCGCTGCTGTTCCTGCAGAACACGACCGGCTACATGGTCGGCACCGAGTACGAGCAGGACGGGATCATCAAGGCCGGTTCCCAGATGATCAACGCGGTGTCTAACAGCGCCGTGCCGCACATCACGCTGAACATCGGGGCGTCCTACGGCGCCGGCAACTACGGTATGTGCGGGCGGGCCTACGATCCCCGGTTCCTGTTCACCTGGCCGAACGCCAAGAGCGCGGTCATGGGACCGGCGCAGCTCGCCGGCGTCCTCGACATCGTGGGTCGGGCCAGCGCGCAGGCCCGGGGCCGTGACTACGACGAGGAAGCGGCTGCGGCGATGCGGGCGGCCGTGGAGCAGCAGATCGAGCGCGAGTCGCTCGCCCTGTTCCTGTCCGGACGTCTCTACGACGACGGGATCATCGACCCCCGCGACACGCGAACGGTGCTGGGACTGGCGCTCTCAGCGATCCACAACGCCCCCGTCCGGGGACTTCACGACGGATGGGGGGTGTTCCGGCTATGA
- a CDS encoding Fic family protein, which translates to MRTDLFDASRRRHVVRAEGGYQAFVPPPLPPDLTMTPDLLRLNSKADRAVGLLSGVCQTLPNPYLLSRSLMRRESVLSSRIEGTQASLSDLLIYEARGEPAGPGTDDVREVANYVAAMEYVLDPDRRLPLSLPLLREAHRILMTGVRGHHAAPGQFRTSQNWIGSPGSAMVDATYVPPPPERLRETLDAFETYLHREHDLPPLVEIACIHYQFEAIHPFVDGNGRVGRLLIGLLLIEWGLLPLPLLDLSAYIEPRRPAYYAGLLGVSARGDWAGWVRFFLAAVETQSASVVQRAQRMQQLRDDYRARLSTARSSGLALKLVDALFESPVMTINRAMAITEITHRAATLNVEKLVAAGILRELSRPARPRVFLADDVIAAIEGRPDVPEGADVNLVDHPEGTQWEPV; encoded by the coding sequence GTGCGTACCGACCTCTTCGACGCTTCGCGCCGACGCCACGTCGTCCGGGCGGAGGGCGGCTACCAGGCGTTCGTGCCTCCGCCGCTGCCTCCGGACCTGACCATGACCCCCGACCTCCTCCGACTCAACTCCAAGGCGGACCGGGCAGTCGGCCTGCTGTCCGGTGTCTGCCAGACGCTGCCCAACCCGTACCTGCTCTCGCGTTCGCTGATGCGGCGCGAGTCGGTGCTGTCGAGCCGGATCGAGGGGACGCAGGCGTCGCTGTCCGACCTGCTGATCTACGAGGCGAGGGGGGAGCCCGCCGGGCCTGGCACCGACGACGTTCGGGAGGTGGCCAACTACGTCGCCGCCATGGAGTACGTCCTCGACCCCGATCGCCGGCTGCCGCTGAGCCTGCCGCTGCTGCGGGAGGCGCACCGGATCCTGATGACGGGTGTGCGTGGCCACCACGCGGCTCCCGGCCAGTTCCGGACCTCGCAGAACTGGATCGGCTCCCCCGGGTCGGCGATGGTCGACGCGACCTACGTCCCGCCGCCGCCGGAACGGCTGCGGGAGACCCTGGACGCCTTCGAGACGTACCTGCACCGCGAGCACGACCTGCCTCCGCTGGTGGAGATCGCCTGCATTCACTACCAGTTCGAGGCCATCCACCCGTTCGTCGACGGCAACGGCAGAGTCGGCCGGCTGCTGATCGGCCTGCTCCTCATCGAGTGGGGACTGCTGCCGTTGCCGTTGCTGGACCTGTCGGCGTACATCGAACCGAGACGGCCTGCTTACTACGCCGGGTTGCTGGGAGTGTCGGCCCGCGGGGACTGGGCGGGCTGGGTGCGGTTCTTCCTCGCCGCCGTCGAGACCCAGTCGGCCAGCGTGGTGCAGCGGGCCCAGCGAATGCAGCAGCTACGCGACGACTACCGCGCGCGGCTGTCCACCGCGCGGTCCTCCGGCCTGGCGCTCAAGCTGGTCGACGCACTGTTCGAGAGCCCGGTGATGACGATCAACCGCGCGATGGCCATCACCGAGATAACGCACCGTGCGGCGACGCTCAACGTCGAGAAGCTCGTTGCGGCCGGCATCCTGCGGGAGCTGTCCCGGCCGGCGCGGCCCCGAGTCTTCCTCGCGGACGACGTCATCGCGGCCATCGAGGGCAGGCCGGACGTCCCCGAGGGCGCGGACGTGAACCTGGTCGACCATCCTGAGGGCACGCAGTGGGAGCCGGTGTGA
- a CDS encoding acyl-CoA dehydrogenase, with product MRFTDEHRAFRQLVRDVVEKEIAPHVDEWERAGTFPAHELFPKLGELGLLGLEYDPEYGGQGAEHLYSVILAEELHRSGCSGVPMAIGVQTMMATPSLHEFGSDELKRRYLEPAVRGTAVCSIAVTEAGAGSDVAGLRTRAVRDGDEWVINGSKLYITNGTQADWLCLLARTSDEGGYRGMSQIIVETSTPGFSVSRKLDKLGNRSSDTAELFFDDVRVPVSNTIGEIGRGFQQQMAQFVVERMFAAYGAVGSCRWALERTRDYLLQRETFGRPLLANQYVGFRLTELSAQVELLQSHNYACAQAYMDGEDITRAATVAKLTAGRLLREVADTCLQFHGGMGYMEETWTSRFFRDSRLASIGGGADEVMLQVLARMDGFTA from the coding sequence GTGCGCTTCACCGACGAGCACCGCGCCTTCCGACAGCTGGTCCGCGACGTGGTCGAGAAGGAGATCGCTCCCCACGTGGACGAGTGGGAACGGGCTGGGACCTTCCCGGCGCACGAGCTGTTCCCGAAGCTCGGCGAGCTGGGGCTGCTGGGGCTCGAGTACGACCCCGAGTACGGGGGACAGGGCGCTGAGCACCTCTACTCCGTGATCCTCGCTGAGGAGCTGCACCGGTCCGGGTGCTCGGGGGTCCCGATGGCGATCGGCGTGCAGACGATGATGGCCACGCCGTCGCTGCACGAGTTCGGCAGCGACGAGCTCAAGCGGCGTTACCTGGAACCGGCTGTCCGCGGCACGGCGGTCTGCTCCATCGCCGTCACCGAAGCCGGCGCCGGCTCGGACGTGGCCGGTCTGCGCACCCGAGCCGTGCGCGACGGTGACGAGTGGGTGATCAACGGCAGCAAGCTCTACATCACCAACGGCACCCAGGCCGACTGGTTGTGCCTCCTGGCGCGCACCTCCGACGAGGGCGGCTATCGCGGCATGTCGCAGATCATCGTGGAGACCAGCACGCCTGGATTCTCGGTCTCCCGCAAGCTCGACAAGCTCGGTAACCGCTCGTCGGACACCGCGGAGCTGTTCTTCGACGACGTCCGGGTGCCCGTGAGCAACACGATCGGTGAGATCGGCCGCGGCTTCCAGCAGCAGATGGCGCAGTTCGTCGTGGAGCGCATGTTCGCGGCCTACGGGGCTGTCGGCAGCTGCCGCTGGGCGCTCGAGCGCACCCGCGACTACCTGCTGCAGCGGGAGACGTTCGGGCGGCCGCTGCTGGCCAACCAGTACGTGGGTTTCCGACTGACCGAGCTCTCCGCCCAGGTGGAGCTGCTGCAGTCGCACAACTACGCCTGTGCCCAGGCGTACATGGACGGCGAGGACATCACCCGGGCGGCCACGGTGGCCAAGCTCACCGCCGGCCGGCTGCTGCGCGAGGTGGCCGACACCTGTCTGCAGTTCCATGGCGGCATGGGGTACATGGAGGAGACCTGGACCTCTCGGTTCTTCCGCGACTCCCGGCTGGCCTCCATCGGCGGCGGCGCCGACGAGGTCATGCTGCAGGTGCTGGCCCGGATGGACGGGTTCACGGCATGA
- a CDS encoding ATP-grasp domain-containing protein, giving the protein MSPVTLRSVLVANRGEIARRVFSTARAMGLRTVAVYSDADADAPFVADADVAVRLPGSTPAETYLRADSIVAAALQAGADCVHPGYGFLSENADFARAVQAAGLVFVGPSAEAIEAMGSKLAAKARMREAGVPTLPSVDASGLSGPELEKAAVDVGYPLLVKASFGGGGRGMREVRAPGELTEAVESARREAASAFGDGTVFLERLLERPRHVEVQVLADSHGRTVALFERECSIQRRHQKVVEEAPSPAVGPELRERLQAAAIAAARSIDYVGAGTVEFLLDEGGEFYFLEVNTRLQVEHPVTEAVTGLDLVRLQFDVAAGRSLPDPALRPVLNGAAIEVRLYAEDPARNWLPQSGRLVDFHVPADSQFRLPDGPGVRLDSGVVPGVEVGVHYDPMLAKVISWAPDRTSAALALAGALQRARLHGLVTNRDLLVRVLRSEAFLAGETDTAFLDRLGLDVLAAPLVDEGRLRRHAVVAALAGAALRRATAPVLAGLPTGWRNNPTAPQTTVFDAGTVRYRLDRTGLTADVDGTPVPLTVLETEVLGSTRVRLQVEAEGLRGTYEVHVHGDRSFVDAPDGSTTLVERPRFPEPTAKVAPGSLTAAMPGTVSRVAVSEGERVVAGQLVLVLEAMKMEHPVVSPTDGVVQALHVHVGTQVEAGATLAVVAETEEGNSDAS; this is encoded by the coding sequence ATGAGCCCTGTGACCCTGCGCAGCGTCCTGGTGGCCAACCGCGGCGAGATTGCTCGGCGGGTGTTCTCCACCGCTCGTGCCATGGGACTGCGTACCGTCGCTGTGTACTCCGACGCGGACGCCGACGCGCCGTTCGTCGCCGACGCCGACGTCGCGGTCCGACTGCCCGGCAGCACCCCGGCAGAGACCTACCTGCGTGCCGACTCGATCGTGGCGGCTGCACTGCAGGCCGGCGCCGACTGTGTGCACCCGGGCTACGGCTTTCTGTCCGAGAACGCGGACTTCGCCCGGGCGGTGCAGGCGGCTGGACTGGTCTTCGTGGGTCCGAGCGCTGAAGCCATCGAGGCCATGGGCAGCAAGCTGGCCGCCAAGGCCCGCATGCGTGAGGCCGGGGTGCCGACCCTGCCGAGTGTCGACGCCAGCGGTCTGTCCGGACCAGAGCTGGAGAAGGCAGCCGTCGACGTCGGGTACCCCTTGCTGGTGAAGGCCTCCTTCGGTGGGGGCGGCCGTGGGATGCGGGAAGTCAGGGCCCCGGGCGAGCTCACCGAGGCGGTCGAGAGTGCACGCCGGGAGGCGGCGTCGGCCTTCGGGGACGGAACGGTGTTCCTCGAGCGGCTGCTCGAGCGACCCCGTCACGTCGAGGTCCAGGTTCTCGCGGACAGCCACGGACGGACGGTGGCGCTGTTCGAGCGGGAGTGCTCGATTCAACGGCGCCACCAGAAGGTGGTCGAGGAGGCACCGTCTCCGGCGGTGGGCCCGGAGCTGCGGGAGCGCTTGCAGGCCGCCGCGATCGCTGCCGCTCGGTCCATCGACTACGTCGGCGCAGGTACGGTCGAGTTCCTCCTCGACGAAGGAGGCGAGTTCTACTTCCTCGAGGTCAACACGCGACTTCAGGTGGAGCACCCCGTTACCGAGGCGGTCACCGGGCTGGACCTCGTCCGGTTGCAGTTCGACGTCGCTGCCGGCCGGTCGCTGCCCGACCCCGCTCTGCGGCCGGTCCTGAACGGAGCGGCGATCGAGGTTCGTCTCTACGCCGAGGACCCGGCTCGCAACTGGCTGCCCCAGTCCGGGCGACTCGTGGACTTCCACGTGCCCGCCGACTCCCAGTTCCGGCTGCCGGACGGGCCCGGTGTCCGACTGGACAGCGGCGTTGTTCCCGGCGTCGAGGTCGGCGTGCACTACGACCCGATGCTCGCGAAGGTCATCTCCTGGGCTCCGGACCGGACCTCCGCCGCGCTGGCCCTGGCCGGAGCGCTGCAGCGCGCCCGGCTGCACGGCCTGGTCACCAACCGAGATCTCCTGGTGCGCGTGTTGCGGAGTGAGGCCTTCCTCGCCGGCGAGACCGACACCGCGTTCCTGGACCGGCTCGGCCTGGACGTCCTCGCCGCGCCGCTGGTCGATGAGGGGCGGCTCCGTCGGCATGCCGTCGTGGCGGCGCTTGCGGGCGCCGCGCTGCGGCGGGCCACCGCCCCGGTGCTCGCCGGTCTGCCCACCGGCTGGCGCAACAACCCGACAGCGCCCCAGACCACCGTCTTCGACGCCGGTACGGTGCGTTACCGCCTGGACCGGACGGGGCTCACGGCCGACGTCGACGGGACGCCGGTGCCGCTGACGGTGCTCGAGACCGAGGTCCTCGGGTCGACCCGGGTCCGGCTGCAGGTGGAGGCCGAGGGGTTGCGCGGAACGTACGAGGTGCACGTCCACGGCGACCGCTCGTTCGTCGACGCGCCCGACGGCTCGACGACACTGGTCGAACGCCCCCGGTTCCCGGAGCCCACGGCGAAGGTGGCGCCGGGGTCGTTGACCGCTGCGATGCCCGGCACGGTCAGCCGGGTGGCGGTGTCGGAGGGAGAACGGGTCGTCGCCGGCCAGCTGGTACTGGTCCTCGAGGCCATGAAGATGGAGCACCCCGTGGTGTCACCCACGGACGGCGTGGTACAGGCTCTCCACGTCCACGTGGGGACGCAGGTGGAGGCAGGCGCGACGCTGGCCGTCGTCGCCGAGACCGAGGAAGGGAACAGCGATGCGTCCTGA
- a CDS encoding DUF1446 domain-containing protein: MTAPLRVANVSGFYGDRLSAMREMLDGGDVDVLTGDYLAELTMFILGRQRATDPAAGYARSFLTQLEECLGDALSRGVRVVSNAGGLNPQSLADAVRALGERLGVPVRVATVSGDDLLPRLSQLSSAGRLRTGDRPPADDDGTPGTGEFADTLTANAYLGCWGVVRALEAGADVVVTGRITDASLVVGPAAWHHGWGSDDLDALAGATVAGHVLECGTQATGGNFSFFTELLDTNPGALDRVGFPLAEIAADGTAVITKHPGTGGAVTVDTVTEQLLYELTGSRYGGPDVITRFDRLQLRQVGPDRVEITGARGLPPEGWLKVATNRLGGFRNAMTLPLAGLDVERKAELLRRQLAPTLEGVAEAVVTLARTDSPDAGTEEEASALLHVVVKDPDREKVGKAFTVPVIELSLASIPGFFATSAPPSPSAYGVYAPAWVPAEDVDQLVGLPDGRTETVSSTWPQPGDAPVDVPADAVDTDVDADVDVSGMRSEGPTRRVPLGLVAGARSGDKGGSATLGVYARSAEAYLWLSDFLTEERLQQLLPEAAALPLTRELLPGLKAVLFQIHGLLGEGVAASTRFDPQAKAVGEWLRSRLVDVPSSLLPEGRT, encoded by the coding sequence ATGACCGCTCCGCTGCGCGTGGCCAACGTCTCCGGGTTCTACGGTGACCGCCTGTCGGCGATGCGCGAGATGCTCGACGGTGGGGACGTCGACGTCCTGACCGGGGACTACCTCGCCGAGCTCACCATGTTCATCCTCGGGCGGCAGCGCGCCACCGACCCGGCCGCGGGGTACGCCCGGTCCTTCCTCACCCAGCTGGAGGAGTGCCTCGGTGACGCTCTGAGCCGCGGGGTGCGGGTCGTCAGCAACGCCGGGGGGCTGAACCCGCAGAGCCTGGCCGACGCGGTGCGTGCCCTCGGTGAACGGCTCGGGGTCCCGGTCCGGGTGGCCACGGTCAGCGGTGACGATCTGCTGCCGCGGCTCTCCCAGCTCAGCTCCGCCGGCCGTCTGCGGACCGGTGACCGGCCACCAGCGGACGACGACGGGACTCCTGGGACCGGGGAGTTCGCCGACACCCTGACTGCCAACGCCTACCTCGGCTGCTGGGGAGTGGTGCGTGCCCTGGAGGCGGGGGCGGACGTCGTCGTCACCGGGCGGATCACCGACGCCAGTCTGGTCGTCGGTCCGGCCGCGTGGCACCACGGCTGGGGCTCCGACGACCTCGACGCGCTGGCCGGTGCCACCGTTGCCGGGCATGTCCTCGAGTGCGGCACACAGGCCACCGGCGGCAACTTCAGCTTCTTCACCGAGCTGCTCGACACGAACCCCGGCGCCCTCGACCGCGTCGGTTTCCCGCTCGCCGAGATCGCTGCTGACGGGACCGCCGTCATCACCAAGCACCCTGGTACCGGGGGAGCGGTCACCGTCGACACGGTCACCGAGCAGCTGCTCTACGAGCTCACCGGCAGTCGCTACGGTGGGCCGGACGTCATCACGCGGTTCGACCGGTTGCAGCTGCGGCAGGTGGGGCCTGACCGTGTCGAGATCACGGGGGCTCGCGGCCTGCCGCCCGAGGGTTGGCTGAAGGTGGCGACCAACCGTCTGGGCGGCTTCCGCAACGCCATGACCCTGCCGCTGGCCGGGCTGGACGTCGAGCGCAAGGCGGAGCTGCTGCGCCGACAGCTGGCCCCGACGTTGGAGGGAGTGGCCGAGGCCGTCGTCACCCTGGCTCGTACGGACTCCCCGGACGCCGGTACGGAGGAGGAGGCCAGCGCCCTGCTGCATGTGGTTGTCAAGGACCCGGACCGGGAGAAGGTCGGCAAGGCGTTCACCGTGCCCGTGATCGAGCTGAGCCTGGCCAGCATCCCCGGCTTCTTCGCCACCAGCGCCCCGCCCAGCCCGTCCGCCTACGGCGTGTACGCCCCGGCCTGGGTGCCGGCCGAGGACGTCGACCAGCTGGTGGGCCTGCCCGACGGCCGCACCGAGACCGTGTCCTCCACGTGGCCACAACCGGGCGACGCGCCGGTCGACGTCCCTGCAGACGCGGTGGACACGGACGTGGACGCTGACGTGGACGTCAGCGGGATGAGGTCGGAAGGACCCACCCGGCGCGTCCCCCTGGGCCTGGTGGCCGGCGCTCGCAGCGGCGACAAGGGCGGCTCGGCGACCCTCGGTGTGTACGCCCGGAGTGCGGAGGCCTACCTATGGCTTTCGGACTTCCTCACCGAGGAGCGGCTCCAGCAGCTGCTGCCGGAGGCGGCCGCCCTGCCGCTGACCCGAGAGCTGCTGCCCGGCCTGAAGGCGGTGCTGTTCCAGATCCACGGCCTCCTCGGCGAGGGCGTCGCCGCCAGCACGCGATTCGACCCCCAGGCCAAGGCCGTCGGTGAGTGGCTGCGGTCACGCCTGGTCGACGTCCCGTCGTCCCTGCTCCCGGAAGGAAGAACGTGA
- a CDS encoding TIGR03084 family protein, whose translation MTAGGSPLLEQLVGDFEAECADLDARVSPLDTGAWGTPTPATGWDIRDTINHLAFFDADALLAVTDPDAFSALVQRVTVAGNDYVEQRALEGRSFDPAQVLDRWRTGRVALAAALRGMDPGARVPWFGPPMSPASFVTARLMEVWAHGQDVVDALGQQRPATSRLRAVADLGYRTRAFSYAVRGAVMPEAPVRLELAGPEGQTWTWGPPDAADVISGPALDFCLLVTQRRHRDDLALTVRGAAAQEWAAIAQAFAGPPGAGREPLS comes from the coding sequence ATGACGGCCGGAGGTAGCCCGCTGCTGGAGCAGCTCGTCGGGGACTTCGAGGCCGAGTGCGCCGACCTGGACGCCAGGGTCTCCCCGTTGGACACCGGCGCATGGGGCACTCCGACCCCGGCGACCGGCTGGGACATCCGCGACACCATCAACCACCTGGCCTTCTTCGACGCCGACGCCCTGCTGGCCGTGACCGACCCGGACGCCTTCAGCGCACTGGTGCAGCGCGTGACCGTGGCCGGCAACGACTACGTCGAGCAGCGCGCGCTCGAGGGCCGCTCCTTCGACCCCGCCCAGGTCCTGGACCGCTGGCGCACCGGACGGGTCGCGCTGGCGGCGGCACTGCGCGGCATGGACCCCGGGGCCCGCGTGCCCTGGTTCGGCCCCCCCATGAGCCCGGCCTCGTTCGTCACTGCGCGGCTGATGGAGGTCTGGGCTCACGGGCAGGACGTCGTCGACGCTCTCGGGCAGCAGCGCCCTGCAACATCTCGGCTGCGTGCGGTGGCCGATCTCGGCTACCGAACCCGCGCCTTCTCCTACGCCGTCCGCGGCGCCGTCATGCCGGAGGCGCCGGTGCGCCTGGAGCTGGCCGGGCCGGAGGGCCAGACCTGGACCTGGGGCCCGCCCGACGCGGCGGACGTCATCAGTGGCCCGGCGCTGGACTTCTGCCTGCTGGTCACCCAGCGCCGGCACCGGGACGACCTGGCGCTGACCGTGCGCGGCGCAGCGGCCCAGGAGTGGGCTGCCATCGCGCAGGCCTTCGCCGGTCCCCCTGGAGCCGGGCGGGAGCCGCTGTCATGA
- a CDS encoding sodium-translocating pyrophosphatase gives MLGLSPLTTRGVPASVGTPDVALTGGNYTLVVLVAVVAAVALVMGVVFRRQVLAAGEGTARMQEIARAVQEGASAYLNRQFRTLAVFVVLVFGLLFLLPGDGDIRLGRSIFFVLGAVFSAAIGYLGMSLAVRANVRVAAAAREPGGRDAGMRIAFRTGGTVGMATVGLGLLGAAVVVLIYKGDAPAVLEGFGFGAALLAMFMRVGGGIFTKAADVGADLVGKVEQGIPEDDPRNAATIADNVGDNVGDCAGMAADLFESYAVTLVAALILGKAAFGDEGLVFPLLVPAIGALTAILGVFITRPRVGESGLTAINRGFYISAAVAAVASAVLAYVYLPATFAELGNVSDEIAALSGDPRLVATGAVVIGVVLAGIILWLTGYFTGTTSRPTKDVARTALTGPATVVLSGFGVGLESAVYTAAIIAGAVYLAFLLGGGSVILSLFLIALAGTGLLTTVGVIVAMDTFGPVSDNAQGIAEMSGDVDGEGAQILTELDAVGNTTKAITKGIAIATAVLAATALFGSYNDAVVTALRSAGEDARTAIDGYQIVSPNVLVGLILGAAVVFLFSGLAINAVTRAAGAIVFEVRRQFREMPGIMDGTQKPEYARVVDICTKDSLRELATPGLLAVLAPVAVGFGLGFGALAGYLAGAIGTGVLMAVMLANSGGAWDNAKKIVEDGHYGGKGSAAHAAAVIGDTVGDPFKDTAGPAINPLIKVMNLVSVLIAPAVVTLSIGDSANDGLRLLIAGLAAAVVVAAVVVSKRRDLAIGGEEPEPVESREARL, from the coding sequence ATGCTCGGGCTCTCACCCCTGACCACCAGGGGGGTGCCCGCGTCCGTGGGCACCCCCGACGTCGCCCTGACCGGCGGCAACTACACACTTGTCGTACTCGTCGCCGTCGTCGCCGCCGTGGCCCTGGTGATGGGGGTCGTCTTCCGTCGCCAGGTGCTCGCGGCCGGTGAGGGGACGGCCCGGATGCAGGAGATCGCCCGCGCCGTCCAGGAGGGAGCCAGCGCCTACCTCAACCGCCAGTTCCGCACCCTCGCCGTGTTCGTCGTCCTGGTGTTCGGGCTGCTCTTCCTGCTGCCCGGTGACGGGGACATCCGGCTCGGCCGCTCCATCTTCTTCGTCCTCGGCGCCGTGTTCTCCGCCGCGATCGGCTACCTGGGGATGTCCCTGGCCGTGCGGGCCAACGTCCGGGTGGCGGCCGCCGCCCGCGAGCCGGGCGGCCGGGACGCGGGGATGCGGATCGCCTTCCGCACCGGTGGCACCGTCGGGATGGCCACGGTGGGCCTCGGCCTGCTCGGCGCGGCCGTCGTCGTCCTGATCTACAAGGGCGACGCGCCCGCCGTCCTGGAGGGCTTCGGCTTCGGAGCCGCGCTGCTCGCGATGTTCATGCGGGTCGGCGGCGGGATCTTCACGAAGGCCGCGGACGTCGGGGCCGACCTGGTCGGCAAGGTCGAGCAGGGCATCCCCGAGGACGACCCGCGCAACGCGGCGACGATCGCCGACAACGTCGGGGACAACGTCGGCGACTGTGCCGGCATGGCTGCGGACCTCTTCGAGTCCTACGCGGTCACGCTCGTCGCCGCCCTCATCCTCGGCAAGGCCGCCTTCGGCGACGAGGGCCTCGTCTTCCCGCTGCTCGTGCCCGCGATCGGTGCCCTCACCGCGATCCTCGGAGTGTTCATCACCCGGCCCCGGGTCGGTGAGAGTGGCCTGACGGCGATCAACCGGGGCTTCTACATCTCGGCCGCGGTGGCGGCCGTCGCCTCCGCCGTGCTCGCGTACGTCTACCTGCCCGCCACCTTCGCCGAGCTCGGCAACGTCTCCGACGAGATCGCCGCGCTGAGCGGCGACCCGCGGCTCGTCGCCACCGGCGCCGTCGTCATCGGCGTCGTCCTGGCCGGGATCATCCTGTGGCTCACCGGCTACTTCACCGGCACCACCTCCCGGCCCACCAAGGACGTGGCCCGCACCGCGCTGACCGGTCCGGCCACCGTCGTGCTCTCCGGTTTCGGCGTCGGCCTGGAGTCGGCCGTCTACACCGCCGCGATCATCGCGGGTGCCGTCTACCTCGCCTTCCTCCTCGGCGGCGGGTCGGTGATCCTGTCGCTGTTCCTCATCGCGCTGGCCGGCACCGGCCTGCTCACCACGGTCGGTGTCATCGTCGCGATGGACACCTTCGGCCCGGTGAGCGACAACGCCCAGGGCATCGCCGAGATGTCCGGCGACGTCGACGGCGAGGGCGCCCAGATCCTCACCGAGCTGGACGCGGTCGGGAACACGACGAAGGCGATCACGAAGGGCATCGCGATCGCGACGGCGGTGCTCGCCGCGACCGCCCTGTTCGGGTCCTACAACGACGCCGTGGTCACCGCCCTGCGCTCGGCCGGCGAGGACGCCCGGACGGCGATCGACGGCTACCAGATCGTGTCGCCGAACGTGCTCGTCGGCCTCATCCTCGGCGCCGCCGTCGTGTTCCTGTTCTCCGGCCTGGCGATCAACGCGGTGACCCGCGCCGCGGGCGCGATCGTGTTCGAGGTGCGCCGTCAGTTCCGGGAGATGCCCGGGATCATGGACGGCACCCAGAAGCCGGAGTACGCGCGCGTCGTCGACATCTGTACCAAGGACTCCCTGCGCGAGCTCGCCACTCCTGGCCTGCTCGCGGTGCTCGCGCCGGTGGCCGTCGGGTTCGGTCTCGGGTTCGGCGCGCTGGCCGGTTACCTCGCCGGGGCGATCGGCACCGGGGTGCTCATGGCCGTCATGCTCGCCAACTCCGGCGGCGCCTGGGACAACGCCAAGAAGATCGTCGAGGACGGTCACTACGGCGGCAAGGGCTCGGCGGCCCACGCGGCGGCGGTCATCGGCGACACCGTCGGCGACCCGTTCAAGGACACCGCCGGCCCGGCGATCAACCCGCTGATCAAGGTGATGAACCTCGTATCGGTGCTCATCGCGCCCGCCGTGGTCACGCTGAGCATCGGCGACTCCGCCAACGACGGGCTCCGGCTGCTCATCGCCGGCCTGGCGGCGGCGGTCGTCGTCGCCGCGGTGGTCGTGTCGAAGCGGCGCGACCTGGCCATCGGTGGTGAGGAGCCCGAGCCCGTCGAGTCCCGCGAGGCCCGCCTCTGA